In Methanobacteriales archaeon HGW-Methanobacteriales-1, the following are encoded in one genomic region:
- a CDS encoding aspartate aminotransferase family protein has translation MDQITDTFQIEDTHYASFANKTKISIEKGQGIYVYDEKGQKYVDFTSGWGVTSIGHANPVITEALVEQGKKIIQNPNSGATYSPARSKLISLMQKEVLAENLTRVFFANSGAEANDAVIKLARKATGKLNIISTKKSFHGRTISTVSATGQNKHRDKFNPLIPHHMFVPYNDITSIAQVLTQDVAAVIVEPIQGEGGINVPDEDYLEKLSNLCQENDVLLIVDEIQTGFCRTGSMFTSDKVKIDILTMAKGIAGGFPFAAFAMSEEVHDKLEVGDHGGTYCGNPLGCAVAYAVIKYMLDNKICENVKSVGQFVLVELMKLKKEYPDLIKDVRGKGLLIAIEMAGDDITTSLNSKCFDNGLLLNVTQGNVIRMFPALNISKEEMEEGLGIFKRALLDLNSN, from the coding sequence ATGGACCAAATTACAGACACATTTCAAATTGAAGATACTCACTATGCTTCTTTTGCAAATAAAACAAAGATATCAATAGAAAAAGGCCAAGGAATATATGTCTACGACGAAAAAGGCCAAAAATATGTAGATTTCACTTCGGGTTGGGGTGTAACCAGCATCGGGCATGCTAATCCCGTAATTACCGAGGCTTTGGTGGAACAGGGTAAAAAAATTATCCAAAACCCTAATTCTGGAGCCACCTATTCTCCTGCACGCTCCAAACTTATATCATTAATGCAAAAAGAGGTACTGGCCGAAAATTTAACCCGTGTGTTTTTCGCAAATAGTGGAGCAGAAGCTAATGATGCTGTTATCAAACTAGCCAGAAAGGCAACTGGAAAATTAAACATCATATCTACTAAAAAGAGTTTTCATGGCCGAACTATCAGTACTGTGTCTGCCACCGGCCAAAATAAACATCGGGACAAATTTAATCCCCTAATTCCCCACCACATGTTTGTTCCATATAATGACATTACCTCAATAGCTCAGGTTCTCACTCAAGACGTGGCAGCTGTAATAGTGGAACCTATACAAGGTGAAGGTGGGATAAATGTCCCTGATGAGGATTATCTGGAAAAATTATCCAATTTATGTCAGGAAAATGATGTTCTTTTGATAGTAGATGAAATTCAGACCGGATTTTGTCGAACTGGTTCCATGTTCACATCAGATAAAGTTAAAATTGACATTTTAACCATGGCCAAAGGCATTGCTGGCGGATTCCCTTTTGCGGCCTTTGCAATGAGCGAAGAGGTTCATGACAAACTGGAAGTAGGAGATCATGGAGGAACCTATTGTGGTAATCCCCTGGGTTGTGCAGTGGCCTATGCAGTTATCAAATACATGTTAGATAATAAAATCTGTGAAAATGTGAAATCTGTAGGTCAATTTGTCCTTGTTGAACTCATGAAATTAAAAAAAGAGTATCCTGATTTAATAAAAGATGTAAGAGGTAAAGGACTTTTGATTGCCATAGAAATGGCTGGTGATGATATTACTACTTCTTTAAATTCCAAATGTTTTGATAATGGCCTTCTTTTAAATGTAACTCAGGGAAATGTAATTAGAATGTTTCCAGCTTTAAATATCTCAAAAGAAGAAATGGAAGAAGGTTTAGGGATATTTAAACGTGCATTATTGGATCTTAATTCTAATTAA
- a CDS encoding phosphoribosyl-ATP diphosphatase has translation MANEDIIREIYQILEKRRDDPIDSYTSKIMQDDKKAAEDKILEKIGEESAEVIIASKNNDNLVYESADLIFHTLLLLVYKGIELDELLDEFKRRRK, from the coding sequence ATGGCTAATGAAGATATAATACGAGAAATATACCAGATTTTAGAAAAACGTAGAGATGATCCCATTGATTCCTACACCTCAAAAATAATGCAAGATGATAAAAAAGCTGCGGAAGACAAAATACTGGAAAAAATAGGGGAAGAATCAGCAGAAGTCATCATTGCATCTAAAAATAATGATAATTTAGTATATGAATCGGCCGATTTGATTTTTCACACATTATTACTGCTGGTTTATAAAGGGATAGAACTAGATGAACTTTTAGATGAATTTAAAAGAAGAAGGAAATAA
- a CDS encoding NAD(P)/FAD-dependent oxidoreductase, which produces MDNDNYDVVVIGAGISGLLAALALSKEGKSVLILEQEENIGGVCRSYDVGGYRIDTGPHAITRLERGPLKELMDRYFDVIPQFVPFGKYNVRIGNEVKPFPWNINSWLTFGLIPKTDRLLIMKSLFNTLYLLNAGKNLSDISIQELIPENISSTTRRFLDWICYFLVGTSIENTAISRFIDNKTNKGSPIKYIGSLYDLFVTEGAQDQGYPKGGLQSIINSILISFPKNVKINTSEEVVKIQCSEKVEKVITNKNSYNCNTVVYSGFASDLPYLIDDLPYEYAQNLNKIKKVNSLTIWLGLNKKIFENYGSEMWIDSDPYAWMVPVSNFDSSMAPKGNQLVGFAFTIPEHYDTMEIRKKALDSIIKIQPDIEKHIEMIHYQDLIPEKAAWDINSGFGDVETPINNLYCVGTDTEKRSAGVSRAAYSVLRCLEIMESEGNINQFQIFNEKLELAAK; this is translated from the coding sequence ATGGATAATGATAATTATGATGTAGTGGTGATTGGGGCAGGGATAAGTGGGCTATTAGCAGCTCTGGCTCTCTCAAAAGAAGGTAAATCCGTATTAATTCTGGAACAGGAGGAAAATATTGGGGGAGTGTGTCGATCCTATGATGTGGGTGGATATAGAATAGATACTGGGCCTCATGCCATCACTCGTCTGGAGCGTGGGCCTTTAAAAGAGCTGATGGACAGATATTTTGATGTTATTCCTCAATTTGTTCCTTTTGGGAAGTATAATGTTAGAATAGGAAATGAAGTAAAACCATTCCCTTGGAATATTAATTCTTGGCTCACATTTGGTTTGATTCCTAAAACCGATCGTTTATTGATAATGAAATCATTGTTCAATACTCTTTATCTGCTAAATGCTGGTAAAAATTTGTCAGATATTTCTATACAAGAACTGATTCCAGAAAATATTTCTTCTACCACTAGAAGGTTTTTAGATTGGATCTGTTATTTTTTAGTAGGAACCTCTATTGAAAACACGGCTATTTCTCGTTTTATAGATAATAAAACTAATAAAGGAAGCCCAATTAAATATATAGGTAGTTTATATGATCTTTTTGTTACAGAAGGTGCTCAAGATCAGGGTTATCCCAAGGGTGGTCTTCAGTCTATTATTAACTCTATTTTAATATCTTTTCCAAAAAATGTGAAAATTAACACTAGTGAAGAAGTGGTAAAGATTCAGTGTAGTGAAAAAGTTGAAAAGGTCATTACCAATAAAAATTCTTATAACTGCAATACTGTTGTTTATTCTGGATTTGCTTCTGACTTACCGTATTTAATTGATGATTTACCTTATGAATATGCTCAGAATTTAAATAAAATTAAAAAAGTTAATTCATTGACTATTTGGTTAGGTTTAAATAAAAAAATCTTTGAGAATTATGGCTCGGAAATGTGGATTGATTCAGATCCTTATGCCTGGATGGTTCCTGTGTCGAATTTTGACTCTTCTATGGCTCCTAAAGGAAATCAACTTGTTGGATTTGCTTTTACTATCCCTGAGCACTATGATACCATGGAAATTCGAAAAAAAGCATTAGATTCCATAATAAAAATTCAACCAGATATTGAAAAGCATATTGAAATGATTCATTATCAGGATTTAATTCCTGAAAAGGCTGCATGGGACATTAATTCTGGTTTTGGGGATGTAGAAACTCCTATTAATAATTTGTATTGTGTAGGTACCGACACTGAAAAAAGAAGCGCAGGAGTCAGCAGAGCGGCTTATTCTGTCTTGAGATGTTTGGAAATCATGGAATCTGAGGGAAATATCAATCAATTCCAGATATTCAATGAAAAATTGGAGTTAGCTGCTAAATAA
- a CDS encoding Asp-tRNA(Asn)/Glu-tRNA(Gln) amidotransferase GatCAB subunit B produces MKCGLEIHVQLETDSKLFCDCHTNYQDAPANTNICHVCLNQPGAKPFPTNENALEGALKIAMMLDCKIADDVTYFMRKHYNYPDLPSGYQRTSVPIGYEGDLNGVRIREVHMEEDPGQYKPDLGIVDFNRSGIPLIEIVTEPDMKSPEEARAFLRELIRVLEYSGNARGEGTMRADVNISLEGGKRVEIKNINSIKGAYKALKFEMVRQKNLLKRGVEITQETRAFLEAQMITVSMRLKEGAEDYRFIPDPDLPPMQAKEEQVEGIREKMPEPPHIKVKRFMEQYNIAEEPAKVLTSELELADAFEEVVKSVDPQFAALWMRDELKRVLYYNKISFAESGITPQQVIELLKMVQKKEVTTKAGQRIIENMPNSSKSPKEIAEKMGLIGIVNEDEVIQAAQKAIDENPEAVADYHEGKSAALNFLVGQVMRFTRGKAEPGRTVELLKEML; encoded by the coding sequence ATGAAATGCGGACTTGAAATTCACGTTCAACTGGAAACTGATTCTAAACTCTTCTGTGATTGTCACACCAACTATCAGGATGCACCAGCAAATACCAATATTTGTCACGTTTGTTTAAACCAACCCGGTGCTAAACCATTCCCCACCAATGAAAATGCCCTGGAGGGTGCTCTTAAAATCGCCATGATGCTGGATTGTAAGATTGCAGATGATGTTACTTACTTCATGAGAAAACATTATAATTACCCAGATCTTCCGTCGGGATACCAACGTACTTCAGTTCCTATTGGATATGAAGGAGATTTAAATGGAGTTCGGATAAGAGAAGTGCATATGGAAGAAGATCCTGGCCAGTACAAACCAGATTTAGGAATTGTTGATTTTAACCGTTCTGGAATACCATTAATTGAAATTGTAACTGAACCAGACATGAAATCACCGGAAGAAGCTCGAGCTTTCTTAAGGGAACTTATCAGAGTGCTGGAGTACAGTGGTAATGCTCGTGGAGAAGGTACCATGCGGGCCGATGTAAATATTTCACTAGAAGGCGGTAAAAGAGTAGAAATAAAGAATATAAACTCTATTAAGGGAGCCTACAAAGCACTTAAATTTGAAATGGTTCGCCAGAAAAATCTTCTAAAACGAGGCGTGGAAATTACTCAAGAAACACGCGCCTTTCTGGAAGCACAAATGATAACCGTTTCCATGCGACTTAAAGAGGGAGCAGAGGATTATAGATTCATTCCAGACCCGGATTTACCACCAATGCAAGCTAAAGAAGAACAAGTGGAAGGTATCAGAGAAAAAATGCCAGAACCGCCACATATCAAAGTTAAAAGGTTTATGGAACAGTATAATATTGCTGAAGAACCAGCAAAAGTTCTTACCTCTGAACTTGAACTGGCCGATGCTTTTGAAGAAGTAGTTAAAAGTGTGGATCCACAGTTCGCCGCCCTTTGGATGAGGGATGAATTAAAAAGAGTTCTTTATTACAACAAAATAAGCTTTGCTGAAAGTGGAATAACCCCGCAACAAGTAATTGAACTGCTAAAAATGGTTCAAAAGAAAGAAGTGACTACTAAGGCAGGTCAGAGAATTATAGAGAATATGCCAAACAGTTCCAAATCTCCAAAAGAAATTGCTGAGAAAATGGGCTTAATTGGTATTGTAAATGAAGACGAAGTAATTCAAGCCGCTCAAAAAGCCATTGATGAAAATCCAGAAGCAGTTGCTGATTATCATGAAGGAAAATCTGCCGCTTTAAACTTCTTAGTAGGACAAGTAATGCGTTTTACTCGAGGAAAAGCAGAACCTGGCCGTACTGTAGAGCTTTTAAAAGAAATGTTATAA
- a CDS encoding aliphatic sulfonates ABC transporter substrate-binding protein, with protein sequence MKKITWITYIGALLLVCLIVYESSAYYLMSQETIVVGYLPSDHDSALFIADAKGMFEKEGFNVEMVPFRSGTEMVQAADRGLIDVGYCGMAPVLRGIDKGFAVKVVAPVNLEGSGMMVKNDTIKSVTDLEDKTVATPPSISIQDILLIYLMHNNNYSTNSFCNTDVEVPLMDESLKSGSVDAFIAWEPYVSQSYMSGDGSLLMYSSDIWPNHPCCVVIANQKFIDKNPQMLRKFLKVHSQATSYVQSHKNETILIVSQKLGVNKSIASSSLTHVKFTSIPDSEFKKNVNKLAEFMHSLGYLRNNLTDDEIFDFNYL encoded by the coding sequence ATGAAAAAAATCACTTGGATAACATATATAGGGGCTCTTCTATTAGTGTGCTTAATAGTTTATGAAAGTTCTGCTTACTATTTAATGTCTCAGGAAACTATTGTAGTGGGTTACCTTCCAAGTGACCATGATTCTGCTCTTTTTATTGCAGATGCAAAGGGTATGTTTGAAAAAGAGGGATTTAATGTGGAAATGGTCCCATTTCGTTCAGGAACAGAAATGGTTCAGGCTGCTGACCGGGGTCTTATTGATGTAGGTTATTGCGGAATGGCTCCTGTTTTGAGGGGAATCGACAAAGGGTTTGCTGTGAAGGTGGTAGCACCGGTTAATCTGGAAGGTAGTGGTATGATGGTTAAAAATGATACTATAAAAAGTGTTACTGATTTAGAGGATAAAACAGTGGCTACTCCGCCAAGTATTTCTATACAGGATATTCTATTAATCTATTTAATGCATAACAACAATTATTCCACCAATTCCTTCTGCAACACCGATGTGGAAGTACCTTTAATGGATGAAAGCCTGAAATCAGGTTCAGTTGATGCGTTTATTGCATGGGAGCCATATGTATCACAATCTTATATGAGTGGCGATGGTAGTTTGTTAATGTACTCTAGTGATATATGGCCAAATCATCCCTGCTGTGTGGTCATTGCCAATCAGAAATTTATTGATAAAAATCCTCAAATGTTAAGAAAATTTTTGAAAGTCCACTCACAAGCAACCAGTTATGTTCAGTCCCATAAAAATGAAACTATCCTTATAGTGTCACAGAAGCTTGGTGTGAATAAATCCATAGCATCATCTTCACTAACCCATGTTAAATTTACAAGTATACCTGATTCGGAATTTAAGAAAAATGTTAACAAATTGGCGGAATTCATGCATTCATTAGGTTATTTACGAAATAATCTAACTGATGATGAAATCTTTGATTTTAACTATCTTTAA
- a CDS encoding phosphatase translates to MLYGIVDIGSNTVRLNVYRCENNDIRVMFSKKENLGLVFYIKKGKLTNKGIKKLVTLLNEMKADLDYLEIKGYFFSTASLRNIENHAEVIQIIKDKVNIEIDVLTGEEEGKLSFCGSISTIQKDNGILIDLGGGSVEIVLFKNKKIMEKYSIPVGSLKIYNAYVSDMIPNKNECNLIKERICSELEKSGLNNEEKIPFMCGIGGSIRAIAKILVDLNLQNKKADAIDVKLLKTLENELNLNELNLNNKDIYYKILQVKPSKIHTLVPALLIVESITSYFGCEKIQISEFSVREGYLLKKVLNRCQNVQE, encoded by the coding sequence ATGTTATATGGAATTGTGGATATTGGTTCAAACACAGTTAGATTGAATGTTTACCGTTGCGAAAATAATGATATAAGAGTCATGTTTTCAAAAAAAGAAAATTTAGGTTTAGTCTTTTATATAAAGAAAGGAAAATTAACTAATAAAGGTATTAAAAAACTAGTAACTCTTCTTAATGAGATGAAAGCGGATTTGGACTATTTAGAAATAAAAGGGTACTTCTTTTCTACTGCTTCATTGCGAAATATTGAAAACCATGCTGAGGTTATTCAAATTATTAAAGATAAAGTAAATATAGAAATTGATGTATTAACCGGTGAAGAAGAGGGAAAATTAAGCTTTTGTGGATCTATTTCTACTATTCAAAAGGATAATGGGATTCTAATTGATTTAGGTGGGGGTAGTGTTGAAATTGTACTTTTTAAGAATAAAAAAATAATGGAAAAATACAGTATTCCTGTTGGTTCTTTAAAAATATATAATGCTTATGTTTCAGATATGATACCTAATAAAAACGAGTGTAATTTGATTAAAGAACGAATATGCTCCGAATTAGAAAAAAGTGGTCTTAATAATGAAGAAAAAATTCCTTTTATGTGTGGTATAGGGGGAAGTATTCGTGCCATTGCCAAAATATTAGTGGATTTAAATTTGCAGAATAAAAAAGCAGATGCAATAGATGTTAAATTATTAAAAACACTAGAAAACGAATTGAATCTTAATGAATTGAATTTAAATAATAAAGATATTTATTACAAAATATTACAGGTTAAACCATCTAAAATTCACACTTTAGTCCCTGCTTTATTAATAGTTGAATCAATTACGTCTTATTTTGGATGTGAAAAAATACAAATTAGTGAATTTAGTGTTAGAGAAGGCTATTTATTAAAAAAAGTGTTAAATAGGTGCCAAAATGTCCAAGAATGA
- a CDS encoding SAM-dependent methyltransferase, with protein MKNYVHGYSKRESERLEDQADTLSEILHHDTFFPTGSKVLEAGCGVGAQTVIIAKNSPDASITSIDISKESLNAAKNLIEKEGIKNVQLKQADIMELPFEKESFDHIFICFVLEHLLDPVIALKELKKYLKKGGSITVIEGDHGSCYFHPETEESLMAWNSLIKAQEDLGGDPMIGRRIYPLLEDAGFKDVHVTPRVVYVDGSKPEMVDGFIKKTIIAMVEGVKNQAIDSGLINHGQWEKGIDDLYKSAQKDGTFFYNFFKGSGIK; from the coding sequence ATGAAAAATTATGTGCATGGTTATTCTAAGCGAGAATCAGAACGTCTGGAAGATCAGGCCGATACACTCTCGGAAATACTTCATCATGATACTTTTTTCCCTACAGGAAGCAAAGTTTTAGAGGCAGGATGTGGTGTAGGTGCCCAAACAGTTATAATAGCTAAAAACAGTCCAGATGCGAGTATAACCTCTATTGACATTTCAAAAGAATCATTAAATGCTGCAAAAAATTTAATTGAAAAAGAAGGAATTAAAAATGTCCAGCTTAAACAGGCAGATATAATGGAACTACCCTTTGAAAAAGAGAGTTTTGACCATATCTTTATTTGTTTTGTTTTAGAACACCTTTTAGATCCAGTAATCGCCCTCAAAGAGCTTAAAAAATATTTAAAAAAAGGAGGCTCTATTACGGTTATTGAAGGTGATCATGGGTCCTGCTATTTCCATCCAGAAACTGAGGAATCCTTAATGGCCTGGAATTCTTTAATCAAGGCTCAAGAGGATTTGGGTGGTGATCCTATGATTGGAAGACGAATTTATCCACTCTTAGAAGATGCAGGATTTAAAGATGTTCATGTAACTCCCCGAGTGGTTTATGTAGATGGGAGCAAGCCGGAAATGGTGGATGGTTTCATAAAAAAGACTATAATTGCTATGGTGGAAGGTGTGAAAAACCAGGCTATTGATTCTGGTCTGATAAATCATGGCCAATGGGAAAAAGGAATAGATGATCTATATAAATCTGCCCAAAAGGATGGAACATTCTTTTACAACTTCTTTAAAGGGTCTGGAATAAAATAA
- a CDS encoding transglutaminase: MKLIPEKEDKLEYILYSPIIDHNNKLIQKKARNLTKYSSDEVEKAKIIYEFVRDEISHSSDINSNDVVYKASDVLKERHGLCFGKSHLLAALLRCENIPTGFCYQKLSTKFGKIFHGLNGVFLDEKWFRLDARGNTGEINAQFSLNEEKLAYIPQEEIGDVDYHYIYSNPCHEIIEILQINSNLDEAINQIIDLI; encoded by the coding sequence TTGAAATTAATACCTGAAAAAGAAGATAAACTTGAGTATATTCTATATTCTCCAATAATTGATCACAATAACAAATTAATTCAGAAAAAGGCCAGAAATTTAACTAAATATTCTTCTGATGAAGTTGAAAAGGCCAAAATAATATATGAATTTGTAAGGGATGAAATTAGTCATTCTTCAGATATTAATAGCAATGATGTTGTTTACAAAGCTTCAGACGTTTTAAAAGAGAGACATGGTCTTTGCTTTGGTAAATCTCATTTATTGGCGGCACTCTTGCGATGTGAAAATATTCCTACTGGTTTCTGTTATCAAAAATTATCTACCAAATTTGGAAAGATATTCCATGGTTTAAATGGAGTTTTTCTTGATGAAAAATGGTTCAGATTGGATGCACGAGGCAATACTGGTGAAATAAATGCTCAATTTTCATTAAATGAAGAAAAATTAGCTTATATTCCTCAAGAAGAAATAGGGGATGTTGATTATCATTATATTTATTCAAATCCTTGTCATGAAATAATTGAAATACTTCAAATCAATTCTAATTTGGATGAGGCTATAAATCAGATAATTGATTTAATATAA
- a CDS encoding NAD(P)H dehydrogenase produces MKISVILAHPHKKSFNYAIYETVLKTLKKNGHDVRAHDLYYEKFNPLLEGFELVNGETSDWRIIRHRKEIKEADGIIVIHPNWWGQPPAILKGWLDRVLRSGVAYEFDEDDDGSGVPNGLLKAKVAMVFNTSNTPEERENEVFGDPLERVWKDCVFDFCGIKNFQRRMFRVMASSPLKEREKWLDEVEKVVNNYFPENL; encoded by the coding sequence ATGAAAATATCTGTTATTTTGGCCCACCCACATAAGAAAAGTTTCAACTATGCTATTTATGAAACTGTTTTAAAAACTCTCAAAAAGAATGGGCATGATGTAAGGGCCCATGACTTATATTATGAAAAATTTAATCCCTTGTTAGAAGGTTTTGAACTGGTTAATGGTGAAACATCTGATTGGAGAATAATTCGACATAGAAAAGAGATTAAAGAGGCAGATGGGATTATAGTCATCCACCCCAACTGGTGGGGCCAGCCACCTGCTATTTTAAAAGGATGGCTTGATCGTGTACTTCGCTCTGGAGTGGCCTATGAGTTTGATGAGGACGATGATGGTTCTGGAGTTCCTAATGGCCTTTTAAAAGCAAAAGTGGCTATGGTATTTAATACTTCTAATACTCCTGAAGAAAGGGAAAATGAAGTGTTTGGTGATCCACTAGAACGGGTATGGAAGGACTGTGTTTTTGATTTCTGCGGGATTAAGAACTTTCAGCGACGAATGTTCCGGGTGATGGCCAGTAGTCCTCTGAAGGAAAGAGAAAAATGGTTAGATGAAGTGGAGAAAGTAGTTAATAATTATTTTCCGGAAAATTTATAG
- the ppk1 gene encoding polyphosphate kinase 1, with product MSKNDYSFTQNRELSWLRFNDRVLEEAEDGSVPLLERLKYVSIFTSNLDEFYMVRCGSLYDLSLINEDYVDNKTGLNAQDQLDAIFDRTKFLNKRRDNVFKSVHSLLKEQGIQDLDFNDLTKSETKFINKYFFNYIFPVLSPQIIDIHHPFPHLLNKSLNVMLTIKDKGKILYGLIPIPSSLTRVIYFPNDEMRFILLEKVIYEYVNEIFSNYNVEFKTVVSVTRNADITLSNSQIDEDEDYRGYMKKILKKRTRLAPIRLEFYKYSDPALTKFLCDQLNIEKNQVQISNTPLDMGYVFDLYDHVEKINELIFHKLSFNPYYPKIQKTVKEGNIISQLKRKDILLFYPYESIEPFLSLLKEAANDENVISIQITIYRLARSSSVIKYLLEACENGKDVTVLIELRARFDEERNIHYAGLLEEAGCRVLYGFEEYKVHSKVCLITRKERNKIQYITQLGTGNYNEKTCKLYTDLSFITTNQAIGEDAMLFFKNMAISNLNGEYKKLLVAPFGLKPKLIEKINGEIERANNNRPANIIMKMNSLTDIELIEMLSKASRAGVKIKLIVRGICCLVPGLAGKTENIEVISIVGRFLEHARIYCFGTGEDTSIYLSSGDLMTRNTEKRVEIAFPIENPILQEKIIHILNIMLNDNVKARKINDMGEYEKVIRSIDLIDSQNYFMDDDFSVNEEEEIEKESFFSKLKHLFKNYD from the coding sequence ATGTCCAAGAATGATTATAGTTTTACCCAAAACCGTGAATTATCTTGGTTAAGATTTAATGATCGAGTTTTAGAAGAAGCAGAGGATGGTTCTGTTCCTTTATTAGAACGTTTAAAATACGTGTCAATTTTTACCAGCAATTTAGATGAATTTTATATGGTAAGATGTGGAAGTTTATATGATTTATCACTTATTAATGAGGATTATGTGGATAATAAAACTGGTTTAAATGCGCAAGATCAATTAGATGCCATATTTGATCGGACTAAATTCCTAAATAAACGTAGAGATAATGTATTTAAATCTGTCCATTCTCTTTTAAAAGAGCAAGGTATTCAGGATTTAGATTTTAATGATTTGACTAAAAGTGAAACTAAATTTATTAATAAATATTTCTTTAATTATATTTTTCCAGTTTTATCTCCCCAAATTATTGACATCCACCATCCGTTTCCTCATTTATTAAACAAATCCCTGAATGTTATGTTAACAATAAAGGATAAGGGCAAAATATTATATGGACTTATTCCAATCCCTTCCTCTTTAACCAGGGTAATTTATTTTCCAAATGATGAAATGAGGTTCATTCTATTAGAAAAAGTAATATATGAGTATGTTAATGAAATCTTTTCAAATTATAACGTAGAATTTAAAACTGTAGTTTCAGTTACTAGAAATGCAGATATTACTTTATCTAATTCTCAAATAGATGAAGATGAGGATTATAGAGGCTATATGAAAAAAATTTTAAAGAAAAGAACTCGTTTAGCACCAATCAGATTAGAATTCTATAAATATTCTGACCCGGCATTAACAAAATTTCTATGTGATCAGTTAAACATTGAAAAAAATCAAGTACAAATCTCTAATACTCCTTTAGATATGGGTTATGTGTTTGATTTATATGATCATGTTGAAAAAATAAATGAATTAATTTTCCATAAATTATCCTTTAATCCTTATTATCCTAAAATACAGAAAACTGTTAAAGAAGGAAATATTATTTCTCAATTAAAAAGGAAGGATATTTTACTTTTCTATCCCTATGAGTCTATAGAACCTTTTTTAAGTTTATTAAAAGAGGCAGCGAATGATGAAAATGTAATATCTATTCAGATTACTATTTATAGATTAGCCCGGTCTTCCTCAGTAATAAAATATTTATTAGAAGCCTGTGAAAATGGAAAAGATGTAACTGTTTTAATTGAGCTTAGAGCCAGATTTGATGAGGAAAGAAATATTCATTATGCTGGTTTATTAGAAGAAGCAGGATGTAGGGTTTTGTATGGTTTTGAAGAGTATAAGGTGCATTCAAAAGTTTGTTTAATTACTCGAAAAGAGAGAAATAAAATTCAATATATTACTCAATTAGGAACAGGCAATTATAATGAAAAAACTTGTAAATTATACACTGATTTAAGTTTTATTACTACCAACCAAGCCATTGGTGAAGATGCAATGTTATTCTTTAAAAACATGGCAATTTCTAATTTAAATGGCGAGTATAAAAAGTTATTAGTTGCACCTTTTGGATTAAAACCTAAATTAATCGAAAAAATTAATGGGGAAATTGAACGGGCCAATAATAATCGTCCAGCTAATATTATCATGAAAATGAATTCTTTAACTGATATAGAATTGATTGAAATGTTAAGTAAAGCTTCCCGTGCTGGTGTAAAAATTAAATTAATAGTTAGAGGTATTTGTTGTTTAGTTCCCGGCTTAGCAGGTAAAACTGAAAATATTGAAGTCATTAGTATTGTAGGTAGGTTCTTAGAACATGCCAGGATTTATTGTTTTGGTACTGGAGAAGATACTTCAATATATTTATCCAGTGGCGATTTAATGACTAGAAATACTGAAAAAAGAGTCGAAATTGCTTTTCCTATTGAAAATCCAATCTTACAGGAAAAAATTATCCATATATTAAATATTATGCTCAATGACAATGTTAAAGCTAGGAAAATAAATGATATGGGAGAATATGAGAAAGTTATTCGAAGTATTGATTTAATTGATTCTCAAAATTATTTTATGGATGACGATTTCTCAGTAAATGAAGAAGAAGAAATTGAAAAAGAATCATTTTTCTCTAAACTAAAACATCTATTTAAAAATTATGATTGA